One genomic segment of Musa acuminata AAA Group cultivar baxijiao chromosome BXJ3-3, Cavendish_Baxijiao_AAA, whole genome shotgun sequence includes these proteins:
- the LOC135633118 gene encoding auxin-responsive protein IAA6-like isoform X2: MEEDLENRGGACPQLLDLIPNESDWMMAPEASGGGRGVGGLDDSEDKKLELKLGLPGVGGGEEAAAAVLCLDFFSKASKTTTTTTCTGARRRLFESAESKSEGPQQEQQAGFLQLQSRAESGNEWPHKAVWAGGKADLQQSHAAPGGAAGPNTSSQTRAAPAPVVGWPPIRSFRKNLSSSSVKPSVGLENDNAEMKQKFDNNKKGLLVKINMDGIPIGRKVDLKAYDNYEKLSLAVKELFLGLLAAQRDTPENENEAAKQAFVGLLDGSGEYTLVYEDNEGDKMFVGDVPWD; the protein is encoded by the exons ATGGAAGAAGATCTCGAGAACAGAGGAGGTGCATGTCCTCAGCTGCTCGATCTGATTCCAAATGAGAGCGACTGGATGATGGCGCCAGAGGCatcaggaggaggaagaggagtcggCGGCTTAGATGACTCGGAAGACAAAAAGTTGGAGCTGAAGCTTGGGCTCCCTggagtaggaggaggagaagaagcggCTGCTGCTGTTCTCTGTCTTGATTTCTTCTCCAAGGCTTCaaagaccaccaccaccaccacctgtaCTGGAGCCAGAAGACGGCTCTTCGAATCTGCAGAGTCCAAATCAGAAG GTCCTCAGCAAGAGCAGCAGGCTGGGTTCCTCCAGTTGCAGAGCAGAGCAGAGTCTGGGAATGAATGGCCACACAAGGCAGTTTGGGCTGGTGGGAAGGCTGATCTGCAGCAAAGCCATGCTGCTCCCGGAGGTGCAGCTGGACCCAACACCAGCTCCCAGACAAG AGCTGCGCCTGCTCCTGTTGTTGGTTGGCCTCCTATCCGCTCCTTCAGAAAGAACCTGTCAAGTAGTTCGGTCAAGCCATCAGTTGGGTTGGAGAATGACAATGCAGAGATGAAGCAGAAGTTCGATAACAACAAGAAAGGGTTGCTCGTAAAGATCAACATGGATGGTATCCCCATCGGAAGAAAAGTAGACCTGAAGGCCTATGACAATTATGAGAAGCTCTCTTTAGCTGTCAAAGAGCTCTTCCTTGGCCTTCTTGCAG CTCAAAGGGACACCCCTGAAAATGAGAATGAAGCAGCCAAACAAGCATTCGTAGGCTTGTTAGATGGTTCCGGTGAATACACTTTGGTTTATGAAGACAATGAAGGTGACAAAATGTTCGTCGGGGATGTTCCATGGGA